The genomic segment CGGCACTGGAACACCACGTCGGCGCCGCGGTCGCCGGGGGCGTGCGGCCAGCGCGACTTGAGCAGCACGGCCGGGTCCTCGGTCGTCGGATCGAGCGTGTCCAGGCCGAGCGCGGCGGCCACCGCCCGGCGCCGCGGGGTCGGGTCGACCACCACCACCGAGGCAGCGCCGTGGTGGGTGGCGAAGAGCGCGGTCAGCAGCGCCACCACCCCGGCGCCGGTGACCGCGACCCGGCGGCCGCGGACCCCGTCGCCGAGCGTCCGCACGTCCGTGCCGTGCAGGTCGGCGGCGGCGTGCAGCAGCCCGTTGGCGCAGATCGGCCCCATGTGCGCCACGTAGATGCCGAGCACCGGGTCGAGGCCGTCGGGCAGCGGCACGAACCGGTCCCGCAGCGGGTCGGCCAGGTAGCCGGTGCGGTGGCCGTACGCCATCGCCAGCATGGTGCCCTCGGCGAGACCGGCGAACCGGCTCTCGCAGACCTGGCCGACCTGCATGTAGCCGAGCCGGTCGACCGGGTAGGGGGTCGGCAGTCCGCCGGGCCGGAACAGTCCCAGCCCGGCGTCCCAGGCGACCCGCAGATAGGGGTTGCTGCCCTTGACGTAGCTCAGCTCGGTGCCGGCGGAGACGCCGCTGTAGCG from the Solwaraspora sp. WMMD1047 genome contains:
- a CDS encoding zinc-binding dehydrogenase yields the protein MTDRVVVIPAPGEVAVRHEEAAAPGAGQFRVRTRYSGVSAGTELSYVKGSNPYLRVAWDAGLGLFRPGGLPTPYPVDRLGYMQVGQVCESRFAGLAEGTMLAMAYGHRTGYLADPLRDRFVPLPDGLDPVLGIYVAHMGPICANGLLHAAADLHGTDVRTLGDGVRGRRVAVTGAGVVALLTALFATHHGAASVVVVDPTPRRRAVAAALGLDTLDPTTEDPAVLLKSRWPHAPGDRGADVVFQCRGQAGALHLALRLLRPQGTVIDLAFYQAGADELRLGEEFHHNGLAVRCAQIGRVPRGLAPTWDRERLSAETIDLLAAYGELIRANLVSTIVPFDEAPALLTELAAGRRHELQAVLAC